The following are encoded together in the Pseudodesulfovibrio indicus genome:
- the tpx gene encoding thiol peroxidase, which translates to MIERTGIITFKGGPLTLIGPEVKVGEVAPDFTVTANDLSPVTMGDVIGKVLIIAAVPSLDTPVCDMETRRFNNKAAALGDDVKVLTISMDLPFAQARWCGAAGIEAVQTLSDHAHASFGENWGVLIKELRLLSRAVFVVGKNGKVEYVQYLKEITEEPDYDAALAVAKKLAG; encoded by the coding sequence ATGATTGAAAGAACCGGAATCATCACCTTCAAGGGCGGTCCGCTGACCCTCATAGGCCCCGAAGTCAAAGTCGGCGAGGTCGCTCCCGACTTCACCGTCACCGCCAACGACCTCTCGCCCGTGACCATGGGCGACGTCATCGGCAAGGTCCTGATCATCGCGGCCGTGCCTTCCCTGGACACCCCTGTCTGCGACATGGAGACCCGCCGCTTCAACAACAAGGCCGCCGCCCTGGGCGACGACGTCAAGGTCCTGACCATCAGCATGGACCTGCCCTTTGCCCAGGCCCGCTGGTGCGGCGCTGCGGGCATCGAGGCCGTGCAGACCCTGTCCGACCACGCCCACGCCTCCTTCGGCGAGAACTGGGGCGTGCTCATCAAGGAGCTGCGCCTCCTGAGCCGCGCCGTGTTCGTGGTCGGCAAGAACGGCAAGGTCGAATACGTCCAGTACCTCAAGGAGATCACCGAGGAACCGGACTACGACGCCGCCCTGGCAGTGGCCAAGAAACTCGCCGGCTAG
- the lpxC gene encoding UDP-3-O-acyl-N-acetylglucosamine deacetylase produces MNDDRQHTFARTTGFSGRGLHTGRRCAVTLRPAEPGTGIVFRRLDRDGALVPAHIRHAQKLIRCSGLEKDGVTIRTCEHLLAALYACGIDNALVEMDAEEVPIFDGSAAPLMIETAKGGRIAQDAPRKVIRITEPLESRDGDRFVRIDPADELSIELSLTLRRFGTMGWSGPLDRETFGREIAPARTFSPLRHALPMKLISLITFQPIARGLRLDNVLLFARGRVWNPGGLRFPDELPRHRVLDVMGDLRLAGVDVIGKITAFRSSHALNQDLVRMIARA; encoded by the coding sequence ATGAACGACGACCGCCAACACACCTTCGCCCGCACCACCGGCTTTTCGGGCCGGGGGCTGCACACGGGCCGCCGCTGCGCCGTGACCCTGCGCCCGGCCGAGCCGGGCACCGGGATCGTCTTCCGGCGCCTGGACAGGGACGGAGCGCTGGTCCCGGCCCACATCCGCCATGCCCAAAAGCTCATCCGCTGCTCCGGGCTGGAGAAGGACGGGGTGACCATCCGCACCTGCGAGCACCTCCTGGCCGCCCTCTATGCCTGCGGCATCGACAACGCCCTGGTGGAAATGGATGCGGAGGAAGTCCCGATCTTCGACGGCAGCGCGGCCCCGCTGATGATCGAGACGGCCAAGGGCGGACGGATCGCCCAGGATGCCCCGCGCAAGGTCATTCGGATCACCGAACCGCTGGAGAGCCGCGACGGGGACCGGTTCGTCAGGATCGATCCCGCCGACGAACTCTCCATCGAGCTTTCCCTGACCCTCCGCCGCTTCGGCACCATGGGCTGGTCCGGCCCCCTCGACCGCGAGACCTTCGGACGCGAGATCGCCCCGGCCAGGACCTTCTCGCCCCTGCGCCACGCCCTGCCCATGAAGCTCATCAGCCTGATCACCTTCCAGCCCATCGCCAGGGGGCTGCGCCTGGACAACGTGCTTCTCTTCGCCAGGGGGAGGGTCTGGAACCCAGGCGGGTTGCGCTTCCCGGACGAACTGCCCCGCCACCGCGTGCTGGACGTCATGGGCGACCTGCGCCTTGCCGGAGTCGACGTGATCGGAAAGATCACCGCCTTCCGCTCCAGCCACGCCCTGAACCAGGATTTGGTCAGGATGATCGCCCGGGCGTAA
- a CDS encoding glycosyltransferase family 2 protein, producing MAGEQGMTIVWTLPDATRRPVPPKAGQGRYAWGLERTGPEGGPGWYRILARLDRHDQSALLELRFGTGRGTDSLFLPVGLNGEIDHFTYFPFAPTTPCLIAAEDGVPVGEVTLRAVRASTPMAFLFMAGRVVHYLRREGSMAELRALERGFGASETGLREPRGWLEKTYGLVKQRMVRRSLPLEDYPLWQRCREPFLEAEIDRLASGHADGTRGVTLLIAGGDKSALERTLASVGSQKLLPVQCLVIGGEAHGDPAVRLGRCPVVRSLPDSPEELMLLAEDLGGDFVCALEAGDELLSGALARLAEGAEGSPGAVCVYGDEERLDGDGAVYPVFKPDFDPVLQADADYVGAGCLVRTGPARAALLAGASPSALHRAVLDGDADSGAVVHVPRTTVRRAALSSFSGRKPVSLPSPPPKVSVIIPTRDRRELVQTCIDSLRAKTDYADYEILIVDNGSREPDTLDYLSGLERDGAARVLRADMPFNYSRLNNLAAAEAKGSVLAFLNNDIEVVEAGWMAAMVSLALQGTVGTVGAKLLYPNGRIQHAGVAVGIGLAGHPWKGADPADSRLDIYLGHRKTVTANTAACLVMRKEVFDSLDGFDESLAVSFNDVDLCLRAGKAGLANVWTPEAVLVHHESVTRGRLDTQAKKRGFRAEKRFMLDRWGAALGRDPFYNPNLSHETEDGGLALFPPRGRKA from the coding sequence ATGGCTGGAGAGCAGGGCATGACCATCGTCTGGACGTTGCCGGACGCCACGCGCCGCCCGGTGCCGCCGAAAGCGGGCCAGGGCCGATACGCCTGGGGACTGGAGCGCACGGGGCCGGAAGGGGGGCCGGGCTGGTACCGCATCCTGGCGCGGCTCGACCGGCACGACCAATCCGCCCTTCTGGAGCTGCGCTTCGGCACCGGCCGGGGAACGGACTCGCTTTTCCTGCCCGTGGGGCTCAACGGCGAGATAGACCACTTCACGTATTTTCCCTTTGCTCCGACCACCCCCTGCCTGATCGCCGCCGAGGACGGTGTCCCGGTCGGCGAGGTGACCCTTCGCGCCGTGCGCGCGTCAACGCCGATGGCGTTCCTGTTCATGGCCGGGCGGGTGGTCCACTACCTGCGCCGCGAAGGGTCTATGGCCGAGCTGCGTGCCCTGGAGCGCGGTTTCGGTGCTTCCGAGACCGGGCTTCGCGAGCCGCGCGGATGGCTGGAGAAGACCTACGGTCTGGTCAAACAACGCATGGTCCGGCGCAGCCTGCCCCTGGAGGACTACCCTCTCTGGCAGCGGTGCCGGGAGCCGTTCCTTGAGGCCGAGATCGATCGTCTCGCCTCCGGGCATGCCGACGGCACCAGGGGCGTGACCCTGCTGATTGCAGGGGGCGATAAGTCCGCGTTGGAACGTACCCTGGCTTCGGTCGGGAGCCAGAAATTGCTCCCCGTGCAGTGTCTGGTCATCGGCGGGGAAGCGCACGGCGATCCGGCGGTCCGGCTGGGCCGTTGTCCGGTGGTGCGCTCGCTGCCCGATTCCCCGGAGGAACTGATGCTGCTGGCCGAGGACCTGGGCGGTGATTTCGTCTGCGCCCTTGAGGCCGGGGACGAGCTGCTGTCCGGTGCGTTGGCTCGCCTGGCGGAAGGCGCCGAAGGTTCACCCGGCGCGGTTTGCGTCTACGGCGACGAGGAACGGCTGGACGGCGACGGAGCCGTCTATCCCGTGTTCAAACCCGATTTCGACCCTGTGCTCCAGGCGGACGCGGACTACGTCGGAGCGGGGTGTCTGGTGCGCACCGGGCCGGCTCGGGCGGCGCTGCTTGCGGGCGCGTCTCCGTCCGCGCTGCACCGGGCGGTCCTTGACGGCGACGCGGATAGCGGGGCGGTGGTCCACGTTCCCCGGACAACGGTCCGGCGGGCGGCCCTTTCCTCCTTCTCGGGCCGCAAGCCCGTCTCGCTGCCGTCCCCGCCCCCCAAGGTTTCGGTCATCATCCCCACCCGCGACCGGCGGGAGCTGGTGCAGACCTGCATCGATTCCCTGCGCGCGAAGACCGACTACGCGGACTACGAGATCCTGATCGTGGACAACGGCAGCCGCGAGCCGGATACCCTGGACTATCTTTCCGGACTGGAGCGCGACGGCGCGGCCCGCGTCCTGCGGGCGGACATGCCGTTCAACTATTCGCGGCTCAACAACCTGGCCGCAGCCGAGGCCAAGGGCTCCGTCCTGGCCTTCCTGAACAACGACATCGAGGTGGTGGAAGCGGGGTGGATGGCGGCCATGGTCTCCCTGGCCCTGCAAGGCACCGTGGGCACGGTGGGCGCAAAGCTCCTGTATCCCAACGGGCGCATCCAGCACGCGGGCGTGGCCGTGGGCATCGGGCTGGCCGGGCATCCCTGGAAGGGGGCCGACCCCGCCGATTCCCGGCTGGACATTTATTTGGGACACCGTAAGACCGTCACGGCGAATACCGCAGCCTGCCTGGTGATGCGCAAGGAAGTGTTCGATTCCCTGGACGGGTTCGACGAGAGCCTGGCCGTGTCCTTCAACGACGTGGATCTCTGCCTGCGCGCCGGGAAGGCGGGGCTTGCCAACGTGTGGACCCCGGAGGCGGTGCTCGTGCACCATGAATCCGTGACCAGGGGCAGGCTGGACACCCAGGCCAAGAAGCGCGGGTTTCGGGCGGAGAAGCGGTTCATGCTCGACCGCTGGGGTGCGGCGCTGGGCCGAGACCCCTTCTACAACCCCAACCTGTCCCACGAGACCGAGGACGGCGGGCTGGCGTTGTTTCCTCCGCGCGGGCGGAAAGCTTAG
- a CDS encoding NAD-dependent succinate-semialdehyde dehydrogenase, which yields MTLKSVNPATGEAWKIFDEWTPEQTLEAVDAAAGAYASWKETSFARRAECLVSLAGVLKARADEFAGLMAGEMGKPLAFGRAEVLKCAAACEFYAEKGEAMLASEPVSGCGERAYVDFAPLGVVLAVMPWNFPFWQALRVAAPTLMAGNTMVLKHASNVPQCALAIEDAFRESAFPDDVFRTLLIGARQVESVLDHPSVIGVSLTGSEGAGRKVAAAAGARLKKSVMELGGSDPFVVLEDADIAHAAKVGASSRCVNAGQTCIAAKRFIVRDEVYDDFLAALDREMGELKVGDPTADGTIVGPMASTALRAELHDQVGRCVAAGGRILRGGELPEGPGAFYPPTIIADAPFEAEVCREELFGPAALVFRAKDDDEAIRMANDTPFGLGGSVWTGDKDRGLALARRIETGVAVVNGLVRSDPNMPFGGIKNSGFGRELSSFGIREFVNIKSVIVD from the coding sequence ATGACCCTCAAGAGCGTGAACCCCGCCACCGGCGAGGCGTGGAAGATATTTGACGAATGGACCCCGGAGCAGACCCTGGAGGCCGTGGACGCGGCGGCCGGGGCGTACGCGTCCTGGAAGGAGACCTCCTTTGCCCGCCGGGCGGAGTGCCTGGTCAGCCTGGCCGGGGTGCTCAAGGCGCGCGCGGACGAGTTCGCGGGCCTCATGGCCGGGGAGATGGGCAAGCCCCTCGCCTTTGGCCGGGCCGAGGTCCTCAAGTGCGCTGCGGCCTGTGAATTCTACGCGGAAAAGGGCGAGGCCATGCTCGCGTCCGAGCCGGTGTCCGGCTGCGGCGAGCGCGCCTACGTGGACTTCGCGCCCCTGGGCGTGGTCCTGGCGGTCATGCCGTGGAACTTTCCGTTCTGGCAGGCCCTGCGCGTGGCCGCGCCGACCCTCATGGCGGGCAACACCATGGTCCTCAAGCACGCCTCCAACGTGCCCCAGTGCGCTCTGGCCATCGAGGACGCCTTCCGCGAGAGCGCCTTCCCGGACGACGTTTTCCGCACCCTGCTCATCGGGGCGCGCCAGGTGGAGTCGGTCCTGGACCACCCCTCGGTCATCGGCGTCAGCCTGACCGGCAGCGAGGGCGCCGGGCGCAAGGTGGCCGCCGCCGCGGGCGCGCGCCTCAAGAAGAGCGTCATGGAACTGGGCGGCAGCGACCCGTTCGTGGTACTGGAGGACGCGGACATCGCCCATGCCGCAAAGGTCGGGGCCTCTTCGCGCTGCGTGAACGCGGGCCAGACCTGCATCGCGGCCAAGCGGTTCATCGTCCGCGACGAAGTGTACGACGATTTCCTGGCGGCCCTGGACCGGGAGATGGGCGAGCTCAAGGTGGGCGATCCCACGGCGGACGGCACCATCGTCGGCCCCATGGCCTCCACCGCGCTGCGCGCCGAGCTGCACGACCAGGTGGGCCGCTGCGTGGCGGCGGGCGGGCGCATCCTCCGGGGCGGCGAGCTGCCCGAGGGACCGGGCGCGTTCTACCCCCCGACCATCATCGCCGACGCGCCCTTCGAGGCCGAGGTCTGCCGCGAGGAGCTGTTCGGCCCGGCGGCACTGGTCTTCCGGGCCAAGGACGACGACGAGGCGATCCGCATGGCCAACGACACCCCGTTCGGGCTGGGCGGCTCGGTCTGGACCGGCGACAAGGACCGGGGCCTGGCCCTGGCCCGGCGCATCGAGACCGGCGTGGCCGTGGTCAACGGGTTGGTCCGCAGCGACCCGAACATGCCGTTCGGCGGGATCAAGAACTCCGGCTTCGGTCGCGAGCTCTCCTCCTTCGGCATCCGCGAGTTCGTGAACATCAAGTCCGTGATCGTGGACTAG
- a CDS encoding PHP domain-containing protein: MLTFDLHFHANIHRMPERSKALRLQKLRWHMERSGIDYIASTEHAYKRPLEAYQRLSEAADGLKTEILPGVEAVSAEGIDVIYLYPTEDDLKRGLEDLQTFRWSVLDLGRIAADTGALTIVPHPFHIGKSSAGNILSRRAYKQLLRMTDYIEIHNGSALNVERRLSRSRAKFFFKKARVKLDKTLNLPLNDRGEGLGWAVSSDAHYPGEQYLVGRTDREIAPGDDVFDFLKQRIRFDYQEVSTLAENPLMSNTHLLRSFQGVMKEALVKEYVKTKGRAGTLATLGLYYGLFQVS; the protein is encoded by the coding sequence ATGCTGACTTTCGACCTCCACTTTCACGCCAACATCCACCGCATGCCCGAGCGGAGCAAGGCCCTGCGCCTGCAAAAGCTCCGCTGGCACATGGAGCGTTCCGGCATCGACTACATCGCTTCCACCGAGCACGCCTACAAGCGGCCCCTGGAAGCGTACCAACGGCTTTCGGAAGCCGCCGATGGCCTCAAGACCGAAATTCTCCCCGGCGTGGAGGCCGTGTCCGCCGAGGGCATCGACGTCATCTACCTGTACCCGACCGAGGACGACCTGAAGCGCGGTCTCGAAGACCTCCAGACCTTCCGCTGGTCCGTGCTCGACCTGGGCCGCATCGCCGCCGACACCGGGGCGCTGACCATCGTCCCCCACCCCTTCCACATCGGCAAATCCTCGGCCGGAAACATCCTCTCCCGCCGGGCCTACAAGCAGCTCCTCCGGATGACCGACTACATCGAGATCCACAACGGCTCCGCGCTGAACGTGGAACGCCGCCTCTCCCGGAGCAGGGCCAAATTTTTCTTCAAGAAAGCCAGGGTCAAGCTGGACAAGACCCTCAACCTGCCCCTGAATGACAGAGGGGAAGGGTTGGGCTGGGCCGTGAGCAGCGACGCCCACTATCCGGGCGAGCAGTACCTCGTCGGGCGCACCGACCGCGAGATCGCGCCGGGCGACGACGTCTTCGACTTCCTGAAGCAGCGCATCCGCTTCGACTACCAGGAAGTCTCGACCCTGGCCGAAAACCCCCTGATGAGCAACACGCACCTGCTGCGGAGCTTCCAGGGCGTCATGAAGGAAGCATTGGTCAAGGAATACGTCAAGACCAAGGGCAGGGCCGGAACCCTGGCGACCCTGGGCCTGTACTACGGATTGTTCCAGGTATCCTAG
- a CDS encoding ferritin-like domain-containing protein produces the protein MATKEERRAKVIEVLNKARSMELQAIHQYMNQHYNLDDMDYGELAAKMKLIAIDEMRHAEAFAERVKELGGEPTDQLSKPVVKGQEIGVIYGYDAGEEDDTLDIYNQFLLTCRDNGDSISVKIFEQIIDDEQAHFNYFDNVKEHIASMGDAYLSRIAGTPASTGLAPQGFVITGQGE, from the coding sequence ATGGCTACCAAGGAAGAACGTCGCGCAAAGGTGATCGAGGTCCTGAACAAGGCCCGGTCCATGGAGCTGCAGGCCATTCACCAGTACATGAACCAGCACTACAATCTGGACGACATGGACTACGGCGAGCTGGCCGCCAAGATGAAACTCATCGCCATCGACGAGATGCGCCACGCCGAGGCTTTTGCCGAACGGGTCAAGGAACTGGGCGGCGAGCCCACCGACCAGCTGTCCAAGCCGGTGGTCAAGGGCCAGGAGATCGGCGTGATCTACGGCTATGACGCGGGCGAAGAGGACGACACCCTGGACATCTACAACCAGTTCCTGCTGACCTGCCGCGACAACGGCGACTCCATCAGCGTCAAGATCTTCGAGCAGATCATCGACGACGAGCAGGCGCACTTCAACTACTTCGACAACGTCAAGGAACACATCGCCTCCATGGGCGACGCCTACCTGTCGCGCATTGCGGGCACTCCCGCCTCCACCGGCCTGGCCCCCCAGGGGTTCGTCATCACCGGCCAGGGAGAATAG
- a CDS encoding WbqC family protein — translation MKLGIMQPYFFPYVGYFELIQRTDQWVVFDTAQYRARSWMNRNRILHPDKGWQYVTAPVASFERFAPISAIRLRDPDETLRRILGQLEHYRRRAPHYGTVADLVRRVFEGCENDTLTELNVRGLTEVCALLDIPFHCSLFSEMDLDLPEITHPGQWALEISAAMGAEEYVNPPGGRELFDPEAFGAKNIRLTITEPADLVYSCRGWDFEPGLSILDVLMWCEPATVRQWLESRA, via the coding sequence ATGAAGCTCGGCATCATGCAGCCCTATTTCTTTCCCTACGTGGGGTATTTCGAGCTCATCCAACGCACGGACCAATGGGTCGTCTTCGACACGGCCCAGTACCGGGCCAGGTCGTGGATGAACCGCAACCGCATCCTGCATCCGGACAAGGGGTGGCAGTATGTGACCGCCCCGGTGGCCTCGTTCGAGCGGTTCGCGCCTATCAGCGCCATCCGCCTCCGCGACCCGGACGAAACGTTGCGCCGCATCCTCGGCCAGCTGGAGCACTACCGCAGGCGCGCCCCCCATTACGGGACGGTGGCCGACCTGGTGCGCCGGGTCTTTGAGGGGTGCGAAAACGACACCCTCACCGAACTGAACGTCCGGGGGCTGACCGAGGTCTGCGCCCTGCTGGACATCCCTTTTCATTGCAGCCTGTTCTCGGAGATGGACCTTGATCTCCCGGAGATCACCCACCCCGGCCAATGGGCGCTGGAGATCAGCGCGGCAATGGGCGCCGAGGAGTACGTAAACCCGCCGGGCGGCCGCGAATTGTTCGATCCCGAAGCCTTTGGCGCGAAGAACATCCGCCTGACCATCACCGAGCCCGCGGACCTGGTGTATTCCTGCCGGGGGTGGGATTTCGAGCCGGGGCTGTCCATCCTCGACGTCCTGATGTGGTGCGAGCCCGCTACCGTCAGGCAATGGCTGGAGAGCAGGGCATGA
- a CDS encoding CDP-alcohol phosphatidyltransferase family protein, protein MDYFNTDERDKQRSFSKVRDTVFSPLVSLLIKVGATPNQVSLAGVLFLILTSLLPASWPVAATVGMAFYVLCDGIDGPLARRAGKVHAGGALIDIVADQAGVVFLSAAAIYHFGAWGPAMVLFASSYMIFIGLALYANGLGVKLRRFLRCKYVFFLLYLGSLYLALDLVTWFCGAFAAYYVAETIEALRRIHRFHTREHRERTTGGTPAP, encoded by the coding sequence ATGGACTATTTCAACACCGACGAGCGGGACAAGCAACGATCCTTCTCCAAGGTGCGCGACACTGTTTTCTCCCCCCTCGTCTCCCTGCTGATCAAAGTCGGGGCGACGCCCAACCAGGTTTCCCTGGCCGGGGTTCTCTTTCTCATCCTGACCAGCCTGCTCCCCGCCTCCTGGCCGGTGGCAGCCACGGTGGGCATGGCCTTCTACGTGCTCTGCGACGGCATCGACGGCCCGCTGGCGCGGCGCGCGGGCAAGGTCCACGCGGGCGGCGCGCTCATCGACATCGTGGCCGACCAGGCGGGCGTGGTCTTCCTGTCCGCGGCGGCCATCTACCACTTCGGCGCGTGGGGACCGGCCATGGTCCTGTTCGCCAGCTCCTACATGATCTTCATCGGCCTGGCGCTGTACGCCAACGGCCTGGGCGTCAAGCTGCGCCGGTTCCTGCGCTGCAAGTACGTCTTCTTCCTGCTCTACCTCGGCTCCCTGTACCTGGCCCTGGACCTGGTCACCTGGTTCTGCGGCGCATTCGCGGCCTATTACGTGGCCGAGACCATCGAGGCCCTGCGCCGCATTCACCGGTTCCACACCCGGGAACACCGCGAGAGGACGACCGGCGGGACTCCCGCTCCCTGA
- a CDS encoding methylglyoxal synthase translates to MDRIKNIAVVAHDNCKEELLDFVACNREAILAHNLIATGTTGRLVESLLAETGPSEGGEPKRVRRLMSGPLGGDQQLGAMISEGKVDVLFFFWDPMEPQPHDVDVKALLRLAVLYNIPTASNRSSAEFLISSAFFDHEFSIKPNRFFEYADRKLD, encoded by the coding sequence ATGGACAGGATCAAGAATATCGCGGTGGTGGCCCACGACAATTGCAAGGAAGAGCTGCTGGACTTCGTGGCGTGCAACAGGGAGGCCATCCTGGCCCACAACCTGATCGCCACGGGCACCACGGGCAGGCTGGTGGAGTCCCTGCTGGCCGAGACCGGACCGTCCGAGGGCGGCGAACCCAAGCGGGTCCGGCGGCTGATGTCCGGCCCCCTGGGCGGCGATCAGCAGCTGGGGGCCATGATCAGCGAGGGCAAGGTGGACGTCCTGTTTTTCTTCTGGGACCCCATGGAGCCGCAGCCCCACGACGTGGACGTCAAGGCCCTGCTCCGCCTGGCCGTGCTCTACAACATCCCCACGGCCAGCAACCGCTCGTCCGCCGAGTTCCTCATCTCCTCGGCCTTTTTCGACCACGAGTTCAGCATCAAGCCGAACCGGTTCTTCGAGTACGCGGACCGCAAGCTCGACTGA
- the rfbC gene encoding dTDP-4-dehydrorhamnose 3,5-epimerase, which yields MIFKETPIAGLLVLEPKVFGDERGFFLESFRQDLIEEQGLDLPFVQANTSRSSRGVLRGLHYQTRRPQGKLVRVSRGSVYDVAVDLREDSPTYGRHFGIILDDKDHRQLWVPPGFAHGFCVLSEIADFHYRCTDYYDPTGEGGIIWNDPRLGIEWPIAEPVVSGKDALLPPFGEHAPMLG from the coding sequence ATGATCTTCAAAGAGACGCCCATAGCAGGACTGCTCGTCCTGGAGCCCAAGGTCTTCGGGGACGAGCGCGGCTTTTTCCTGGAATCCTTCCGCCAGGACCTGATCGAGGAACAGGGATTGGACCTTCCTTTTGTCCAGGCCAACACCTCGCGCTCCTCGCGTGGGGTCCTGCGCGGACTCCACTACCAGACGCGCAGGCCGCAGGGGAAACTCGTCCGTGTCTCCAGGGGCAGCGTCTACGACGTGGCCGTTGACCTGCGCGAGGACTCGCCCACCTACGGGCGCCATTTCGGGATAATCCTGGACGACAAGGACCACCGGCAGCTCTGGGTGCCGCCGGGATTCGCCCATGGATTCTGCGTGCTTTCGGAGATCGCCGATTTCCACTACCGGTGCACGGACTACTACGATCCCACCGGCGAGGGCGGTATCATCTGGAACGACCCCCGCCTGGGCATCGAGTGGCCCATCGCCGAGCCGGTCGTTTCCGGCAAGGACGCGCTGCTGCCGCCCTTCGGCGAACACGCGCCCATGCTAGGCTAA
- a CDS encoding aminotransferase class I/II-fold pyridoxal phosphate-dependent enzyme, whose product MTARAKRRIDDLGRFDGEPFFDSPRHVGQLNFPEWDRFRAGMQGIFDRRFFTNHGPKVRELEERLADHLGVRHAVCMANGTLALMVAARALELTGAVAVPAFTFIATAQALSWAGLDPVFCDVDPDTHNISARTVREAMTDDVSAILGVHLWGRPCPVDELSALASERGLRLFFDAAHAVGCSLNGRMIGGFGDVEVFSMHATKVLNSAEGGFATTDDDGLADALRTVRNFHSTETFITAPLRINAKMSEAQAVMGLLSLEDLPRNCRRNAELHALYRERLCCLPGFDVVAFDEREANNHQYLIVDVDADGAGLSRNDIVLLLEGERVLARRYFTPGAHRCPPYRDDFPQYLDALPVTDRLSERLLQLPLGEGITAADVEGICALIRFFVENAAAIRPRLEGGHREAKA is encoded by the coding sequence ATGACGGCACGGGCGAAGCGACGCATCGACGATCTCGGCCGGTTCGACGGCGAACCGTTCTTTGACTCGCCCCGGCATGTGGGGCAGCTGAATTTCCCGGAGTGGGACCGCTTCCGGGCGGGCATGCAGGGCATCTTCGACCGCAGGTTCTTCACCAACCACGGCCCCAAGGTCAGGGAGCTGGAGGAGCGCCTGGCGGACCATCTCGGCGTGCGCCATGCCGTGTGCATGGCCAACGGGACCCTCGCCCTGATGGTCGCGGCGCGGGCTCTTGAACTCACCGGGGCGGTGGCGGTTCCGGCCTTCACCTTCATCGCCACGGCCCAGGCCCTGTCATGGGCCGGGCTGGACCCTGTCTTCTGCGACGTGGACCCGGACACGCACAACATCTCAGCGCGCACCGTGCGTGAGGCCATGACCGACGACGTCTCGGCTATTTTGGGGGTGCATCTGTGGGGCAGGCCGTGCCCTGTGGACGAACTGTCGGCCCTGGCCTCCGAGCGCGGCCTGCGCCTGTTTTTCGACGCGGCCCACGCCGTGGGCTGCTCCCTGAACGGGCGGATGATCGGCGGGTTCGGCGACGTCGAGGTCTTTTCCATGCACGCCACCAAGGTGCTGAACAGCGCCGAGGGCGGGTTCGCCACCACCGACGACGACGGGCTGGCCGACGCCCTGCGGACCGTGCGCAACTTCCACTCCACCGAGACCTTCATCACGGCTCCGCTCAGGATCAACGCCAAGATGTCCGAGGCCCAGGCGGTCATGGGGCTGCTGAGCCTGGAGGACCTGCCGCGCAACTGCCGCCGCAATGCCGAGTTGCACGCACTGTACCGCGAGCGGCTCTGCTGCCTGCCGGGCTTCGACGTGGTCGCCTTTGACGAGCGTGAGGCCAACAACCACCAGTATCTCATCGTGGACGTGGATGCCGACGGGGCCGGGCTTTCGCGTAACGACATCGTTCTGCTGCTGGAGGGAGAGCGCGTTTTGGCGCGCCGCTACTTCACCCCCGGCGCGCACCGCTGCCCGCCCTACAGAGACGATTTCCCGCAATACCTGGACGCGCTTCCGGTCACCGACCGGCTGTCCGAGCGGCTGCTCCAGCTTCCCCTGGGCGAGGGGATCACCGCCGCCGACGTGGAGGGCATTTGCGCCCTGATCCGTTTCTTTGTCGAGAACGCGGCGGCCATCCGTCCGCGCCTGGAAGGGGGGCACCGGGAGGCGAAGGCATGA